The following proteins are co-located in the Methylocystis sp. IM3 genome:
- the hpnK gene encoding hopanoid biosynthesis-associated protein HpnK has translation MLTHLVITADDFGLAVDVNIAVEMAHRNGILSAASLMVGAPAADDAVRRARTLPRLAVGLHVVLVDGAPTLPPDDIPDLLDKRGLLRNDLAKLGLDIAVRPKVHSQLRKEIRAQFEAFAASGLALSHVDVHKHYHLHPIVAADIISIGREFGIRSVRVPYEPRRILKSIDKQDIRSCSMLAPLVALLKWQAHCAGLLTADAVFGWSWSGALNEMRMVGLVSQARPEGLTEIYCHPAISDDFEGHAPGYGYRGELEALLSTKVAMALNASGFRLSNYERALRRETQDDSLCPDAEAK, from the coding sequence ATGTTGACTCACCTTGTGATCACAGCGGACGATTTCGGACTTGCGGTGGATGTTAACATCGCGGTGGAGATGGCGCACAGGAACGGGATACTAAGCGCCGCGAGTCTGATGGTCGGAGCCCCAGCGGCGGATGATGCCGTCAGGCGGGCGCGAACGCTGCCTCGACTCGCAGTCGGGCTTCATGTCGTACTAGTCGATGGCGCGCCGACGCTTCCCCCCGACGACATCCCAGATCTTCTCGATAAACGGGGCCTGCTCCGCAATGATCTCGCAAAGCTTGGCCTGGACATTGCTGTTCGACCGAAGGTACATTCTCAGCTGAGAAAGGAAATCCGCGCGCAGTTTGAGGCTTTTGCCGCCAGTGGCCTCGCGCTCAGCCATGTTGATGTGCACAAACACTATCACCTCCATCCAATCGTGGCCGCCGACATTATTTCAATCGGACGCGAGTTTGGCATCCGGTCAGTGAGGGTGCCATACGAGCCAAGACGCATTCTCAAATCGATCGACAAGCAGGATATACGCTCGTGCTCGATGCTTGCTCCCTTGGTGGCGCTTTTGAAATGGCAGGCGCATTGCGCAGGTCTCCTCACCGCCGATGCGGTTTTCGGCTGGAGTTGGTCGGGCGCCTTGAATGAAATGCGCATGGTCGGGCTTGTGTCTCAGGCTCGGCCGGAGGGGTTGACCGAGATATATTGCCATCCTGCAATAAGCGACGACTTCGAAGGGCATGCGCCTGGCTATGGGTATCGCGGAGAACTGGAGGCGCTTTTATCGACTAAGGTAGCGATGGCGCTCAATGCGAGTGGATTTAGGCTAAGCAATTACGAGCGCGCTTTGCGGCGTGAGACGCAGGATGACAGTTTGTGCCCCGATGCGGAGGCGAAGTAA